A stretch of Pogona vitticeps strain Pit_001003342236 chromosome 5, PviZW2.1, whole genome shotgun sequence DNA encodes these proteins:
- the LOC110080449 gene encoding radial spoke head protein 6 homolog A translates to MAEPPGEPPAPEGGENPEQPSQGPPSQGSWVFAEQDPGVLGQNESDEPLEPGRPRGSIYQPEQPRLSIYEQQEGRGALYQPPQARGALFQTRPGIPDPRSGVSWQQPMAGGTIPHNATGSGAHLPPEHMLPSGPRGSFHGPMATRSSQILQSDPGGHGPYQPHEPGYGLYQAGVNLYEDQIPDPGPRALAIKNAKAYLLKTSVKTGVSLYDHLAEMLAKILDERPENPADIIENISKDVKCARFQKKLDTLRDEYEKHPTFELAEMYKTLFQKGGGDGTEQDLEEEAPETPLPNVMETAFYFEQAGIGLSLEEYYHIFLALKQLVTTHPIQTCRFWGKILGVEANYIVAEVEFREGEEEEEVEEEEIIEEGLKEGSEVRDEEEDEDEEKDEPPKPNYKPPPVIPKEENRTGANKYTYFVCNEPGKPWVRLPPVTPAHIVNARKIKKFFTGKLDAPVVSYPPFPGNESNYLRAQIARISAATQISPLGFYQFGEEEGDEEEEGGAGRDTYEENPDFEPISVLEMVDSLSNWVHHVQNILMQGRCTWVNPIQKSEEEEEEDEEEEKPDEQEESQEVGPPLLTPLSEDADIQNIPPWSAEASTNLIPQYALAVLQANLWPGAYAFAIGRRFDNIYIGWGHKYSPDNYSPPLPPPVQSEYPSGPEIAETTDPTVEEELALKAAQEEALAAEEMEELEEDEDEDEDD, encoded by the exons ATGGCTGAGCCCCCTGGAGAACCCCCAGCACCCGAAGGTGGGGAGAACCCTGAGCAGCCCAGTCAGGGCCCTCCAAGCCAAGGCAGTTGGGTATTTGCTGAGCAAGATCCAGGCGTCCTGGGTCAAAATGAATCCGATGAGCCACTGGAGCCAGGACGACCAAGGGGGAGCATCTACCAGCCTGAGCAACCGAGACTGAGCATCTATGAGCAGCAGGAAGGGAGAGGCGCCCTGTATCAACCTCCTCAAGCGAGAGGAGCCCTTTTCCAAACAAGGCCTGGCATCCCAGACCCCAGGAGCGGTGTTTCTTGGCAGCAGCCCATGGCCGGAGGGACCATTCCTCACAACGCCACAGGAAGTGGTGCACACTTGCCACCAGAGCACATGCTGCCGTCAGGACCCAGAGGCAGCTTCCATGGCCCCATGGCAACAAGAAGTAGCCAAATTCTGCAGTCAGATCCTGGGGGGCATGGGCCCTATCAACCTCACGAACCTGGCTATGGCCTTTATCAAGCGGGAGTCAACTTGTATGAAGATCAGATCCCAGATCCAGGACCCAGGGCGCTGGCCATAAAGAATGCAAAAGCCTACCTTTTGAAGACAAGTGTCAAAACGGGAGTGAGCTT GTATGATCATCTTGCTGAAATGTTGGCCAAGATTCTGGATGAACGGCCTGAAAACCCAGCTGATATAATTGAGAACATTAGTAAGGATGTGAAATGTGCTCGGTTCCAGAAGAAACTGGACACTCTACGAGATGAATATGAGAAACATCCAACATTTGAGCTGGCTGAAATGTATAAGACACTTTTCCAGAAGGGTGGTGGAGATGGAACAGAGCAAGATCTAGAAGAAGAGGCG ccagaaacTCCTCTACCCAATGTAATGGAGACAGCCTTCTATTTTGAACAAGCTGGAATCGGTTTGAGCTTGGAAGAGTATTACCATATATTCCTTGCCCTCAAGCAGTTGGTCACCACACATCCTATCCAAACCTGTCGTTTCTGGGGCAAAATCCTAGGCGTTGAAGCAAACTACATTGTAGCTGAAGTGGAGTTCcgtgagggagaggaggaggaagaagtggaggaggaagaaataatTGAGGAGGGGTTGAAAGAGGGGAGTGAAGTcagggatgaagaggaagatgaagACGAGGAAAAAGATGAGCCACCAAAGCCCAACTACAAGCCACCACCAGTAATACCAAAAGAAGAAAATCGGACTGGTGCTAATAAATATACTTATTTTGTTTGCAAtgaacctggaaaaccctgggtcAGAttacccccagtgacccctgcaCACATAGTTAACGCCAGGAAAATCAAGAAGTTCTTCACTGGGAAGCTGGATGCTCCCGTTGTCAGCTACCCACCTTTCCCAGGCAACGAATCCAATTACCTGCGGGCACAGATCGCTCGCATTTCGGCAGCAACCCAGATCAGTCCGTTGGGCTTTTATCAGTTTGGAGAAGAAGAGggggatgaagaggaggaaggaggagctgGAAGAGACACATATGAAGAGAATCCTGACTTTGAACCTATTTCTGTGTTAGAAATGGTGGACTCTCTTTCCAACTGGGTGCACCATGTGCAGAATATTCTAATGCAG GGGCGCTGCACCTGGGTTAATCCCATTCAGaaatcagaggaggaggaagaagaagatgaggaggaagagaaaccgGATGAACAAGAGGAGTCTCAAGAAGTTGGACCTCCACTTCTCACACCACTATCTGAAGATGCAG ACATTCAGAACATTCCTCCATGGTCAGCTGAGGCATCAACAAATTTAATTCCTCAGTATGCCCTTGCAGTTCTTCAAGCTAACTTGTGGCCTGGAGCATATGCCTTTGCTATTGGAAG gaGATTTGATAATATCTACATTGGCTGGGGTCACAAATACAGTCCAGATAATTACAGCCCTCCATTACCACCTCCAGTGCAGAGTGAATACCCTAGTGGACCCGAAATCGCAGAAACAACCGACCCAACTGTAGAAGAAGAACTTGCCCTCAAGGCTGCACAAGAGGAGGCACTGGCAGCTGAAGAAATGGAAGAACTggaagaggatgaggatgaggatgaggatgattag